The following proteins come from a genomic window of Nitrospira sp.:
- a CDS encoding Sulfatase modifying factor 1 precursor (C-alpha-formyglycine- generating enzyme 1) — protein sequence MRPDPIAFRLLFLVALTAFLSNPMTGRAQEDLSYDRIAAFAHGSPMITVGEGFFFMGTAKTGHDRYSLDLPYDDTEQPQHRVWLDRFEIDRDEVSLGEFLLWLKGRPRPIPAEIRKLIDHMMTVHAVPPDTLARWPALYVTWSEASDFCRAQGKRLPTEAEWEKAARGEKGNLFPWGRTPPVAGLAMFGQYHVHDIPIVASVESGENGRSPYGLHHMAGNAAEWVEDWFGIDYYATMPDRNPRGAGQSRYKVVRGGSWKSAPPLLRTATRSGAVPAQRAATTGFRCAKSIR from the coding sequence ATGAGGCCTGATCCGATTGCTTTCAGACTTCTCTTTCTCGTGGCCCTCACGGCATTCCTGTCGAACCCGATGACAGGAAGAGCGCAGGAGGACTTGTCCTATGATCGCATCGCCGCGTTCGCTCACGGTTCCCCCATGATAACCGTGGGTGAAGGCTTTTTTTTCATGGGGACTGCCAAAACGGGCCACGACCGCTACAGCCTTGATCTTCCTTACGATGACACCGAACAACCACAGCATCGCGTGTGGCTGGATCGGTTTGAGATCGATCGAGACGAGGTCAGCCTTGGTGAATTTTTATTGTGGTTGAAGGGGCGGCCACGCCCCATTCCGGCAGAGATACGCAAACTGATCGATCACATGATGACCGTCCATGCCGTGCCGCCGGACACCCTCGCTCGTTGGCCGGCACTCTACGTCACCTGGTCCGAGGCCTCGGACTTTTGCCGCGCACAGGGCAAACGCCTCCCGACCGAAGCCGAGTGGGAAAAGGCTGCCCGAGGAGAGAAGGGCAATCTCTTTCCCTGGGGTCGCACACCTCCGGTAGCAGGATTGGCTATGTTCGGGCAGTACCATGTCCACGACATACCCATTGTGGCTTCTGTCGAGAGCGGTGAGAACGGTCGAAGTCCCTATGGCTTGCATCACATGGCGGGGAATGCCGCCGAATGGGTCGAAGATTGGTTCGGCATCGATTACTATGCGACCATGCCTGACCGAAATCCGAGGGGAGCAGGACAAAGCCGCTATAAGGTGGTGCGGGGTGGATCATGGAAAAGCGCTCCGCCGCTGTTGCGGACGGCGACGCGAAGCGGCGCGGTACCGGCGCAGCGAGCGGCGACGACCGGGTTTCGCTGTGCCAAGTCGATCCGGTAA